From Vigna unguiculata cultivar IT97K-499-35 chromosome 5, ASM411807v1, whole genome shotgun sequence, the proteins below share one genomic window:
- the LOC114183134 gene encoding uncharacterized protein LOC114183134 isoform X2, translated as MSELLRHSLGKFTFSPNGAPTRRGIVVTPKYRHLRPFQCVYTQDNRSIVVKNGNDSLDICRVVNGMWQTSGGWGRIDRNDAVDAMLKYADAGLTTFDMADIYGPAEDLYGIFINRVRRERPPELLEQVRGLTKWVPPPVKMTASFVKDSINVSRKRMDVESLDMLQFHWWDYSNPGYLDALKHLTDLKEEGKIKTVALTNFDTERLQIILENEIPVVSNQVQHSLVDMRPQQRMAELCRHTGVKLITYGTVMGGLLSEKFLDTNIAIPFAGPAINTPSLQKYKRMVDAWGGWNLFQGLLRTLKQVATKHGVSIATVAVKYILDQPGVAGSMIGVRLGLSEHIQDANAIFSLALDEDDVSSIREATAKGKDLLKVIGDCGDEYRRA; from the exons ATGTCAGAGTTATTGCGGCATTCTTTGGGCAAATTCACTTTCAGTCCAAATGGAGCACCAACTAGGAGAGGAATAGTAGTAACACCAAAATATAGGCATCTGAGGCCATTCCAATGTGTGTACACACAGGATAATCGAAGCATTGTCGTGAAGAATGGCAATGATTCTTTGGATATATGTCGGGTTGTGAATGGGATGTGGCAAACCAGTGGTGGGTGGGGCAGAATTGATAGGAATGATGCTGTTGATGCTATGCTTAAATATGCTGATGCTGGACTCACCACTTTTGATATGGCTGATATAT ATGGACCTGCTGAAGATCTATATGGGATTTTCATCAACCGAGTTCGTCGTGAGCGTCCTCCAGAATTATTGGAACAGGTCAGAGG TCTCACTAAGTGGGTGCCTCCGCCAGTTAAGATGACTGCTAGTTTTGTAAAAGACAGCATCAATGTTTCAAGGAAGAGGATGGATGTAGAATCCTTGGACATGCTTCAGTTCCATTG GTGGGATTATTCAAATCCAGGCTACTTGGATGCGCTAAAACACCTTACAGACTTGAAAGAAGAAG GTAAAATCAAGACTGTGGCTCTGACAAATTTTGATACAGAGAGGTTACAAATTATTCTTGAAAATGAGATTCCTGTTGTAAGCAATCAG GTGCAACACTCACTCGTCGATATGCGTCCTCAACAAAGAATGGCAGAGCTTTGTCGGCATACAGGAGTCAAACTTATAAC GTATGGAACGGTAATGGGTGGTCTATTGTCTGAGAAGTTCCTTGACACCAACATAGCTATTCCTTTTGCTGGTCCTGCAATAAACACTCCCTCCCTCCAAAAGTACAAAAGG ATGGTAGATGCTTGGGGAGGATGGAATTTGTTCCAGGGATTGCTTAGGACTCTGAAACAAGTAGCTACTAAACATGGTGTTTCAATTGCAACGGTTGCTGTGAAGTATATATTAGATCAG CCTGGTGTAGCAGGATCAATGATTGGTGTGAGACTTGGCTTGTCAGAACATATTCAAGACGCCAATGCTATATTTTCTCTTGCTCTTGATGAGGACGATGTGAGCAGCATAAGAGAAGCCACGGCGAAAGGAAAGGATCTACTAAAAGTGATTGGTGATTGTGGAGATGAATACAGGCGTGCATGA
- the LOC114183134 gene encoding uncharacterized protein LOC114183134 isoform X1, with product MTAILSHHHRLFSTATRLNSATRDSRRRRGSGTNSVRCADVSTATNENRRVTVSNRSDSLEICRVLNGMWQTSGGWGRIDRDDAVEAMLRYADAGLSTFDMADHYGPAEDLYGIFINRVRRERPPELLEQVRGLTKWVPPPVKMTASFVKDSINVSRKRMDVESLDMLQFHWWDYSNPGYLDALKHLTDLKEEGKIKTVALTNFDTERLQIILENEIPVVSNQVQHSLVDMRPQQRMAELCRHTGVKLITYGTVMGGLLSEKFLDTNIAIPFAGPAINTPSLQKYKRMVDAWGGWNLFQGLLRTLKQVATKHGVSIATVAVKYILDQPGVAGSMIGVRLGLSEHIQDANAIFSLALDEDDVSSIREATAKGKDLLKVIGDCGDEYRRA from the exons ATGACAGCAATATTAAGCCACCACCACCGCCTATTCTCCACTGCCACGCGCTTAAACTCTGCCACCAGAGACTCACGGCGGCGGCGAGGGAGCGGCACAAACTCTGTTCGGTGCGCTGACGTGAGCACAGCCACAAATGAGAATCGGCGAGTAACAGTGAGTAACCGGAGCGATTCACTGGAGATATGCCGAGTGCTGAATGGGATGTGGCAGACCAGTGGAGGTTGGGGTCGAATCGACAGAGACGACGCCGTAGAGGCCATGCTTCGTTACGCCGATGCTGGCTTATCTACCTTCGACATGGCCGATCACT ATGGACCTGCTGAAGATCTATATGGGATTTTCATCAACCGAGTTCGTCGTGAGCGTCCTCCAGAATTATTGGAACAGGTCAGAGG TCTCACTAAGTGGGTGCCTCCGCCAGTTAAGATGACTGCTAGTTTTGTAAAAGACAGCATCAATGTTTCAAGGAAGAGGATGGATGTAGAATCCTTGGACATGCTTCAGTTCCATTG GTGGGATTATTCAAATCCAGGCTACTTGGATGCGCTAAAACACCTTACAGACTTGAAAGAAGAAG GTAAAATCAAGACTGTGGCTCTGACAAATTTTGATACAGAGAGGTTACAAATTATTCTTGAAAATGAGATTCCTGTTGTAAGCAATCAG GTGCAACACTCACTCGTCGATATGCGTCCTCAACAAAGAATGGCAGAGCTTTGTCGGCATACAGGAGTCAAACTTATAAC GTATGGAACGGTAATGGGTGGTCTATTGTCTGAGAAGTTCCTTGACACCAACATAGCTATTCCTTTTGCTGGTCCTGCAATAAACACTCCCTCCCTCCAAAAGTACAAAAGG ATGGTAGATGCTTGGGGAGGATGGAATTTGTTCCAGGGATTGCTTAGGACTCTGAAACAAGTAGCTACTAAACATGGTGTTTCAATTGCAACGGTTGCTGTGAAGTATATATTAGATCAG CCTGGTGTAGCAGGATCAATGATTGGTGTGAGACTTGGCTTGTCAGAACATATTCAAGACGCCAATGCTATATTTTCTCTTGCTCTTGATGAGGACGATGTGAGCAGCATAAGAGAAGCCACGGCGAAAGGAAAGGATCTACTAAAAGTGATTGGTGATTGTGGAGATGAATACAGGCGTGCATGA
- the LOC114186303 gene encoding uncharacterized protein LOC114186303, translating to MFASPCHPATVLPSPSRESRHHCCEQGHFTAKNWATSLPALSATRKRGKNARRMLQRLLVSKKCLDNAGTVREQKMFGECGDYQRGNRFRGHNGCGRKKLLRKKLLKGIGAELVKAACYDVIKACDDNNQENFGRSLTLLRKEFSSTKKKLTSFAQMEQRIIRLEKSQSPASTSQSPK from the exons ATGTTTGCTTCACCGTGCCATCCCGCGACTGTCTTGCCTTCACCATCGAGGGAATCCCGACACCACTGCTGCGAACAGGGCCACTTCACTGCAAAGAACTGGGCCACTTCACTACCAGCACTATCAGCGACGCGAAAGAGAGGAAAAAATGCTCGAAGGATGTTGCAGCGGCTGCTAGTGAGCAAAAAATGTTTGGATAATGCGGGGACTGTCAGAGAGCAAAAAATGTTTGGTGAATGCGGGGACTATCAGAGAGGAAATAGGTTCAGAGGGCACAATGGCTGCGGAAGAAAAAAATTGCTTAGAAAAAAATTGCTTAAAGG AATTGGTGCAGAGCTTGTGAAGGCTGCATGCTATGATGTCATCAAAGCTTGTGACGACAACAACcaagaaaa TTTTGGTCGAAGTTTGACGTTATTAAGAAAGGAGTTTAGCAGTACCAAGAAAAAGTTGACTTCCTTTGCTCaa ATGGAGCAAAGGATTATCAGACTTGAGAAATCTCAATCACCAGCCTCTACTTCTCAATCACCAAAGTAG